The Coffea arabica cultivar ET-39 chromosome 8e, Coffea Arabica ET-39 HiFi, whole genome shotgun sequence genome window below encodes:
- the LOC113703945 gene encoding binding partner of ACD11 1, with product MSDLSQQIAMSIRTVKVSNVSLGASERDLKEFFSFSGDIEYVEMRSDTERSQIAYVTFKDLQGAETAVLLSGATIVDMSVTITPEPDYQLPPAACAPPITERKTAGGAESAFRKAEDVVSGMLAKGFVLGKDAVNKAKTFDEKHQLTSTASAKVTNFDKKIGLTEKIGIGTSIVNDKVREVDQKLQVSEKAKSAFAAAEQTVSNAGSAIMKNRYVFQGVSWASGAFSRVAKAAGEVGQKTKEKVGMAEEEQRRKMVDDFAQVHLSESPKASESSEHQPSKPPPAQGLIL from the exons ATGTCTGATCTCTCTCAGCAGATTGCGATGTCG ATAAGAACTGTTAAAGTCAGCAATGTCTCCTTGGGAGCATCTGAGCGGGACCTCAAggagttcttttctttttctggtgATATTGAATATGTTGAGATGCGGAG TGATACCGAGAGGTCTCAAATTGCATATGTTACTTTCAAAGACTTACAGGGAGCTGAAACTGCTGTTCTTCTTTCG GGTGCAACAATAGTCGATATGTCTGTCACCATAACTCCAGAGCCAGATTATCAGCTTCCTCCTGCCGCTTGTGCACCACCCATT ACGGAAAGGAAAACTGCGGGTGGTGCAGAATCTGCTTTTAGGAAAGCAGAGGATGTGGTTAGCGGCATGCTGGCAAAGGGCTTTGTGTTAGGTAAAGATGCTGTCAACAAAGCCAAGACCTTTGATGAGAAGCACCAGCTGACTTCCACTGCAAGTGCCAAAGTTACTAACTTTGACAAGAAAATTGGGCTGACTGAGAAGATAGGCATCGGTACTTCAATTGTGAATGACAAAGTTCGGGAAGTGGATCAGAAACTCCAGGTTTCAGAGAAGGCAAAATCAGCTTTTGCTGCAGCTGAGCAAACTGTTAGCAATGCTGGTTCTGCCATAATGAAGAACCGATACGTTTTTCAAGGAGTTTCATGGGCAAGTGGTGCTTTTAGCAGAGTTGCTAAGGCAGCAGGGGAAGTAGGCCAAaagacaaaagagaaagtggGAATGGCTGAAGAAGAACAGCGAAGGAAAATGGTAGATGACTTTGCTCAAGTTCACTTATCCGAGTCTCCTAAAGCCTCTGAATCAAGCGAGCATCAGCCTTCTAAGCCCCCACCTGCACAGGGTTTGATCCTCTGA
- the LOC113702760 gene encoding uncharacterized protein, producing MHRQSLGSPAAKLHANGVVIVKDTSSSSSPSSSSPEQQQKKKKKLGVLISNDDEDEKQNKKPHHKTTPSGHPEKLVHLIPLLTLLCIFILYLNSHDPSQNDLTQFNELKTLSNPLDSTNIEQIHGALEIGKSEALGIGSMRNLQGVDREGGNSKNRLNRKIGDF from the exons ATGCACAGGCAGTCACTGGGGTCACCAGCAGCAAAGCTCCATGCCAATGGAGTAGTCATCGTCAAAGAtacttcctcctcctcctcgcCTTCTTCCTCATCACCGGAACAGcaacagaagaagaagaagaagctagGAGTACTAATCTccaatgatgatgaagatgaaaagCAGAACAAGAAACCCCACCACAAGACGACACCGTCTGGACACCCTGAAAAGCTCGTTCATCTCATTCCCCTCCTCACTCTCCTCTGTATCTTCATCCTCTACCTCAACTCCCATGACCCTTCACAAAATG ATTTAACTCAGTTCAATGAGCTCAAGACTTTGTCCAATCCTCTAG aTTCAACAAATATTGAGCAAATTCATGGAGCATTGGAGATTGGAAAGAGCGAAGCTTTGGGGATTGGAAGCATGAGGAATCTGCAGGGAGTGGATAGAGAAGGAGGGAATTCAAAAAATCGGCTAAACAGAAAAATCGGCGATTTTTAG
- the LOC113703318 gene encoding uncharacterized protein, protein MVLWEMTLATAYFLGLRRTYRLALKIQRRLISPNYPRIRQFAHRRTRAVFDVAIKVHRNIQERDLEVGRSIGIRILRWLDRMKPSAQIQPKPPRNGNASTSVKRHLTDSSHQSTPSNFQRNGVRSGAPDSDRHLFTSSRNVWPKSFQSVAMMMRRTKPAGVNTQYRHLSIYGLQALKVNYGGLGSGGVVRSDIMQWMLQN, encoded by the exons ATGGTGCTATGGGAGATGACACTGGCGACAGCTTATTTTCTGGGCCTCAGGAGAACTTACCGATTGGCTCTCAAGATCCAGCGCAGGCTAATCAGCCCCAATTATCCCAGGATCCGCCAATTCGCTCACAG GCGGACACGTGCTGTGTTTGATGTTGCGATCAAGGTTCATCGTAATATACAGGAGAGAGACCTTGAAGTAGGAAGGAGTATTGGGATCAGGATACTAAGATGGCTTGACAGGATGAAGCCATCTGCTCAGATTCAACCAAAGCCTCCCCGGAATGGTAATGCAAGCACAAGTGTGAAGAGGCATTTAACTGATTCAAGCCACCAGTCAACTCCCTCAAACTTCCAAAGAAATGGTGTACGAAGTGGGGCTCCTGATTCTGACAGACATTTATTTACCTCATCAAGGAATGTCTGGCCTAAATCATTCCAAAGCGTTGCTATGATGATGCGACGGACCAAGCCAGCTGGAGTTAATACTCAGTACCGACATTTAAGCATCTATGGTCTGCAGGCTCTTAAGGTTAACTATGGAGGACTTGGTTCAGGTGGAGTCGTTCGAAGCGACATAATGCAGTGGATGTTACAAAACTAG
- the LOC113705047 gene encoding dolichol-phosphate mannose synthase subunit 2-like, which produces MDLADKAVGLLLSVISLSVFTYYTFWVIILPFVDTDHFVHKYFLPQEYAILIPVFALAALLCFLCMFVGYVMLKSKKKKA; this is translated from the exons ATGGATTTAGCAGACAAGGCCGTGGGGCTGCTGTTATCGGTAATCAGCTTGTCAGTTTTCACTTACTATACATTCTGGGTGATCATACTG CCGTTCGTTGATACTGATCATTTTGTGCACAAGTACTTTTTGCCTCAAGAATATGCCATTCTGATTCCGGTGTTTGCTCTTGCGGCGCTGCTTTGCTTCCTTTGCATGTTTGTTGGATATgtgatgctcaaatccaaaaAGAAGAAGGCATAA
- the LOC113704244 gene encoding probable calcium-binding protein CML18, which produces MSSKEPVSLDDEQLAELREIFRSFDRNNDGSLTQLELGSLLRSLGLKPSPDQLETLIQKADRNNNGLVEFSEFIALVAPELLPAKSPYTEEQLKQLFRMFDRDGNGFITAAELAHSMAKLGHALTAEELTGMIKEADTDGDGRISFQEFSQAITSAAFDNSWS; this is translated from the coding sequence ATGAGCAGTAAAGAGCCAGTAAGTTTGGATGATGAGCAATTAGCAGAGCTTCGAGAAATCTTCCGATCATTCGACAGAAACAACGATGGAAGCCTCACGCAGTTAGAGCTAGGATCGCTGTTGAGATCGCTAGGCCTAAAACCAAGCCCTGATCAGCTTGAAACTTTGATCCAAAAGGCTGACAGAAACAACAATGGTTTAGTTGAATTTTCAGAGTTTATTGCTTTAGTAGCGCCAGAACTTCTACCTGCCAAATCTCCGTACACGGAGGAGCAGTTGAAGCAGTTGTTCAGGATGTTTGACAGAGATGGCAATGGTTTTATTACTGCTGCAGAGTTGGCTCACTCCATGGCCAAGCTTGGACATGCCTTGACTGCTGAAGAGCTTACTGGGATGATTAAAGAAGCTGATACTGATGGAGATGGAAGGATTAGCTTTCAGGAGTTTTCGCAGGCGATTACTTCTGCTGCTTTTGATAATTCTTGGAGTTAA
- the LOC113704242 gene encoding plastoglobulin-1, chloroplastic-like produces the protein MYATSTAISHHPPPSTPAKMSVLYHHSITLPFLPTPALKPQLPTLIFSIPPFLKKRHPTISPIYLSSSKYSYSYSDSSEPSKPNPSFSPQDDNDDEEPDRKPKTVTDEWGEKGEAEPEPPTKFSGPDPPGEEADDEWGGVGVKDDRYGNGSPGVEVDGESQKLRDLKRALVDTVYGTDFGFRASSELRAEAIELIAQLEAANPNPAPTESPELLDGNWVLLFTAFSELLPLLATGSLPLVKVEKISQSVNSSSLTIDNSTTISGPVASLSFSASAAFEVRSPSRIQVQFKEGTLNPPEIKSSIDLPEDVDIFGQKINLSPVQQSLNPLQNAVAGIGRAISGQPPLKIPIPGERAKSWLLITYLDKDLRISRGDGGLFVLAKEGSTLLDQ, from the exons ATGTACGCAACCAGCACCGCCATAAGCCACCACCCACCGCCATCGACCCCCGCAAAAATGTCTGTCCTCTACCACCACTCCATTACCCTCCCGTTCCTACCCACTCCAGCACTCAAACCCCAGCTTCCAACACTTATTTTCTCCATCCCGCCATTCCTCAAGAAACGCCACCCCACCATTTCCCCTATTTACTTGTCTTCCTCGAAATATTCTTATTCTTACAGCGACTCATCCGAACCCAGTAAACCCAATCCCTCTTTTTCTCCCCAAGACGACAACGACGACGAAGAACCCGATAGAAAACCCAAAACAGTTACAGACGAGTGGGGCGAGAAAGGGGAGGCCGAACCCGAACCACCGACGAAGTTTTCCGGCCCGGATCCTCCTGGAGAAGAAGCGGACGACGAGTGGGGCGGTGTTGGGGTTAAGGATGATAGGTATGGGAATGGGAGTCCTGGGGTTGAGGTTGATGGGGAGAGCCAGAAGCTTAGGGACTTGAAAAGAGCTCTCGTGGATACTGTCTACGGGACGGATTTCGGGTTTCGGGCTTCGTCCGAACTTCGGGCCGAGGCTATTGAGTTGATTGCCCAGCTGGAGGCTGCTAATCCCAATCCAGCTCCGACTGAGAGCCCGGAATTGCTTGATGGCAATTGGGTTCTGCT GTTTACTGCATTTTCTGAGCTGTTGCCTCTTCTGGCAACAGGCAGCTTACCACTGGTGAAGGTTGAGAAGATATCCCAATCAGTTAATTCTAGCAGCTTAACCATAGATAATTCCACCACAATATCAGGTCCTGTTGCCTCTCTCTCTTTTAGTGCCAGTGCTGCTTTTGAAGTGAGGAGTCCATCAAGAATACAGGTTCAATTTAAGGAAGGGACCCTGAATCCTCCCGAGATCAAGTCCAGTATAGATCTTCCAGAAGATGTTGATATTTTCGGGCAAAAAATCAATTTATCACCCGTGCAACAATCTCTGAATCCTTTGCAAAATGCTGTGGCTGGGATTGGACGTGCTATTTCCGGTCAGCCTCCTCTTAAGATTCCTATCCCTGGTGAGAGGGCAAAATCTTGGCTTCTTATCACATACCTTGACAAGGATCTCCGTATATCAAGGGGAGATGGTGGTCTATTTGTGCTGGCTAAGGAAGGGAGTACTCTTCTAGATCAGTAG